CGGCAATCGCCTCGTGCCGCTCTCGTCGTTTTTCGTCGCGCATAGCTGCTCCGTTCCGCATTGACATAAAGCGTATACATTAATACGCCAAACTGTAACCGTATCAGTTTATACGCTTACGGAGGCGCAAATGAAACCTGTCATCCTCTCTCTGACCATGACCGCGCTGATGCTGAACGCAGCGGTGTTCGGCTTCTTTTACGCCTGGATCTGCTCGACCATGTGGGGTCTGGACGCAGCCGATCCGCGCAACGCCCTTGCGGCGATGCAGGCGATGAACGCCTCGGTCCGCAATGCCGTTTTCTTCCCGTCCTTCTTCCTGACCCCGGTGGCGCTTGGCGCCGTCGCCGCGCTGCTCTTGCCCACGCAACGCGCGCCGGCCATGTGTTTCGGCGCCGCGGCGGTAATCTATCTCTGCGGCGGGCTGGTGCTGACCATGACCGTCAATGTGCCGATGAACGAGGCGCTGGCCCGGATCGCCGTCCCCGACAGCATCGAGGAAGCAGGGCGGATCTGGAACGCCTATTCCGCGCCTTGGCAGAGATGGAATATCGTCCGGACCGTGGCGTCAGGCTTGGCGTTATTGATCGCGCTATGGGGCACGCTGCTGATGGATCGAAACGCGCTTTGACCCCGCCGCGCAGTCTCCGGGGCTTTCCCTGACGACACAGCGCGATTAAGGTCGCGCGCATGGATATTCTCGACCGGATCAAGAGCTATAAGCTCGACGAAATCGCCACCGCCAAGGCGACCCGTTCGCTGGCAGAGATCGAAGAGAACGCGCGCCAAGCCGAGCCTCCGCGCGGCTTCGCCCATGCGCTGCGTGAAAAGG
This genomic window from Paracoccus sediminicola contains:
- a CDS encoding DUF1772 domain-containing protein, which codes for MKPVILSLTMTALMLNAAVFGFFYAWICSTMWGLDAADPRNALAAMQAMNASVRNAVFFPSFFLTPVALGAVAALLLPTQRAPAMCFGAAAVIYLCGGLVLTMTVNVPMNEALARIAVPDSIEEAGRIWNAYSAPWQRWNIVRTVASGLALLIALWGTLLMDRNAL